Genomic segment of Chloroflexota bacterium:
GCGCCGGTGGTGACAGCCCGGCTCTACAACGAACAGGCCCGGCCGCCTGTCGCCAAGGCCGGGGAGTGGGTGTACGAGTCGCCCGACGATGAGGGAGGCGGCGTGCGCCGGGCGTTCCTGAAATTGCCCAACGGCGCCACGCTGACCTGGGACGACGAGGCCGTCACGCTGGAGACCGGCGCCACCAAGCTCGTCATCAACCACGACGGCGAGGTCGTGCTGGAATCGGCCGACAAGGTGACCATCAAGAGCTCAGGCGACACCGTTGTGGAGGCTCAGGGCGCGTTGAGCATGAAGGCCAGCGGCGACGTATCCCTGGAGGGGATGAACGTGAACATCAAGGCCCAGCTCAGCGCCCAGGTGGAGGGCCAGACATCCGCCACGCTGAAGGGGATCAACGTGGCCATCAAGGGGATCACGGCCTTCTCCGCCGGCTAATCACGCAATACGCAACACCCAATACGGAGCTCGACCCATGCCCGGACCACCCGTGACCATCGGCTGTGCGGTGATGCTAACGCCGGGAGCGGCGGGGCCGCCGGATACAGGCGTGATCACCGTGATCCCGCAGTTCACTGTCACCGCGGGCGGCATGCCCCTGGCCGTGACCGGATCCATCTGTCAGATGGTGAACTCGGTGAGCGGCGTGCCCTACATGCTCCCCATCGGGCCGATCGCCAGCATGGGCGTCACCATCGACGGGCAGGCGTTGGTGCGGATGGGCGATCGCATCCCGTCGGGGCCCGGCATCCTGACCATCCTGGGGCCGCCCGCCGCGCCGTTCATTAACGATCAAAATGCGCCATGATACGCAATACGTAATACGCAATACGCAACACGCAACACGTAATCCGAATTGCGTATTGCGTGTTGCGTAAGTGAGGCTGACTCATGCCAGATGATCATCTCGCATCCGATCTAAGCGTCTACCGCGCCTACCTCGGCGGTGAACGGGAGCGCGGCAGCCCGGATCTGCGCGCCGTGCCCGGCCACCGCGTCCCGCCCGATCAAAAACCGGAGCGCGATCTGGCCGAGGTCGCCGGTGTGGACAACCTGCGTCAGGCCCTGGTAAACCGCCTGCTCACCCGGCGCGGCGAGCTAGCCGACGTCGGCCACCCCGAGTACGGGAGCCGCCTGTACGAGCTGATCGGCCGCCCCAACTCGGCGACCCAGCGCAACCTGGCCAAACTGTACGTGCTGGAGGCGTTGGCTCAGGAGCCGCGGGTGGATCAGGAGGAGATGCAGGTCGATGTCCAGTCCGACCCCCGCGATCGCAACCGGGTGCTCATCGAGATCCGGGTGCGCCCGGTAGGAGAGGACTCGCCCGTGGCGCTACAGGTTCCTTTCAGCTTCGCCGGGGAATGAGGATAAACGACGAATGACGAACGACGGATAGCGAAGAGGCAGAGGCTGTTCATCGTCTATCGTCCATCGTCTACG
This window contains:
- a CDS encoding Rhs element Vgr protein: MSGLIETIQAIVQEELRHLYLAELGVVTELHAHESDSDKNNYACSVRLRDSGLELRFVPIATSRIGLCALPNVGDLVLVQFLGGDPNAPVVTARLYNEQARPPVAKAGEWVYESPDDEGGGVRRAFLKLPNGATLTWDDEAVTLETGATKLVINHDGEVVLESADKVTIKSSGDTVVEAQGALSMKASGDVSLEGMNVNIKAQLSAQVEGQTSATLKGINVAIKGITAFSAG
- a CDS encoding GPW/gp25 family protein, producing MPDDHLASDLSVYRAYLGGERERGSPDLRAVPGHRVPPDQKPERDLAEVAGVDNLRQALVNRLLTRRGELADVGHPEYGSRLYELIGRPNSATQRNLAKLYVLEALAQEPRVDQEEMQVDVQSDPRDRNRVLIEIRVRPVGEDSPVALQVPFSFAGE